From the Rhinoraja longicauda isolate Sanriku21f chromosome 5, sRhiLon1.1, whole genome shotgun sequence genome, the window ATGGTTTGAAACAAGTTTAACTTCTTCAAGTTTTGAAAGAAACTTGGAGAAAGGCATCCATTcacttttctttccattttttcctttagcaattttaaaatattttgaggatttGTTGGTgacatcttttttttaatatcaccTGGGCAAACAAACCTCAGTTGCACAGGAGGAACTACAGACAATGTTCTGTCGGCAacaccaagcgtagacttggcaatCATTTTGCTGAATACTTACGCTCAGTCCGCCGTGGCCTACGtgttctcccggttgccaaacattttaactccccttccctttcccatactgacctttctgtcccaagcctcctccactgtcagagtaaggccacaagcaaattggaggaacagcacctcatatttcaatcCAGCGGTTTGAAAcctttaatttctctaatttcaagtaactcctgtatttcttccaaccccccccccctctcccccatcccccccccccccccctcaaatggATTATGCACAACATTTTAATTTCCATCATGATTTTCTACTGCTTTTTTGCCTTGTTTATGCTCTACGCTAAGCCAACAAACAGATGGATTCTTCCTCCCATGAAATCAGCCACCTCAAATCAAAGCATGAAAAATATCCTTGGTTTACGACAAGAAGATAATCAAATTATTGTGCTCATTTGGCATTGGCCTTTTGGTCAAAAATTTGCGCTCAATTCTTGTGGATCTGTTTTTAACATCCATGACTGCCATTTGACAGTGGATAAGAACATGTATAACAAATCCCATGCTGTACTTTTCCATCACAGGAATATCAGAAGAGACCTGTCCAATCTGCCCACACACCATCGACCAGTTTTCCAGAAATGGGTTTGGATGAATATGGAGTCACCTACAAACTCTCCTAAAACGACAAAGCTTAACCGACTCTTCAATTTGACCGTGACATATCGAAAAGACTCAGATATTCCTGTGCCTTATGGATCGCTAACAATAAACAGAGTTCAGCAAGCCTTTGATTTGCCAAAGAAAAGCAGCCTAGTGTGTTGGATTGTAAGCAACTGGAATTTTAATTATGCCAGGGTAAAATATTACAAAGAACTTCAAAAATATGTTCCGATTAACACATATGGTCGAGCTTTCAAAAAATATCTGAGTAATAATGATTTGATCCCAATGATATCTAAATGTAAGTTCTACCTTTCCTTCGAGAACTCAATACATAAAGATTACATAACTGAAAAGCTCTACAATGCCCTGCTGGCGGGTAGTGTTCCTGTGGTCCTGGGCCCATCCAGGGAGAACTATGAAAATTACATTCCAGGTGATTCCTTCATTCACGTGGCTGACTTTCGTTCAGCCAAAGAGCTTGCTGATTACCTTCACAAGCTGGATGGTGATGAAAAATTGTACATGAGCTACTTCAAATGGAAAAAATACTATAAAGTGAGGAAGACTCAACTCGGGCATGAAACTGCATGCTCTGTCTGTGAAAATATTCGGCGACATAAGGAATATAAATCCATCCCCAATTTGATGAAATGGTTTTGGAATTGAACTGAAGTGTGTAAATAGTGTCAATCATCAGCAGCATATGATAATTTTTATTCGCTTTTATCTCCAAAAGGAAATTTTGTAAATTCATCTTCGAAATTAACAATGGaacttgattttattttattgcacATGAATTCAAAATAGATCGCTAGATTTCTTAATAAAGCTGAAACAGACCTAATTCTATGTATAggatgaaatgcagatgctgtaagatttgtgtctatctaacactgaagatagacacaaaatgctggagtactcagttgttcaggcagtatctctggtgagaaggaatgagtgatatttcaagtcgagacccttcttcaggctgagaggtcaggcagtctgacgaagggtctcgacccgaaacgccacttattccttctctccagagatgctgcctctcctgctgagttactccagcattttg encodes:
- the LOC144593930 gene encoding 4-galactosyl-N-acetylglucosaminide 3-alpha-L-fucosyltransferase 9-like; the encoded protein is MIFYCFFALFMLYAKPTNRWILPPMKSATSNQSMKNILGLRQEDNQIIVLIWHWPFGQKFALNSCGSVFNIHDCHLTVDKNMYNKSHAVLFHHRNIRRDLSNLPTHHRPVFQKWVWMNMESPTNSPKTTKLNRLFNLTVTYRKDSDIPVPYGSLTINRVQQAFDLPKKSSLVCWIVSNWNFNYARVKYYKELQKYVPINTYGRAFKKYLSNNDLIPMISKCKFYLSFENSIHKDYITEKLYNALLAGSVPVVLGPSRENYENYIPGDSFIHVADFRSAKELADYLHKLDGDEKLYMSYFKWKKYYKVRKTQLGHETACSVCENIRRHKEYKSIPNLMKWFWN